Below is a window of Drosophila bipectinata strain 14024-0381.07 chromosome XR, DbipHiC1v2, whole genome shotgun sequence DNA.
TCATTGGTATTCCGTACAATTTGTATCTATGAAACTGCATAATCTAAAGTATTTTAGTTTCTCTTATATGGAGGGAGTATATGATAGTTAcaacttaaaattttttacataaattgtaaaaaatgATTAGTTCTGATAATATATACTGATATATACTGATTCAAATTTCTATAtccctaaaaaattttaatatttgtacttgacattttttatatttataaaaaaaaaaggattgaatgaaatcaaattattttaggcatatttttttagatttctaAAAGTTTATTAAGAAATTTACTACGAACATTTGAAAGTTTAACAGCCATAATAttatgaaacatttttatacaaCGATAGGAAAGATTACGTACATATGTATTCTTGCAGTCAAATTCCAGTGTTGCAAGATATATTTAGCTGATCCTTAGCAACATTTTGGTATCAGGtcaattatttatatacatttaaaaaaagcgAAGCGTCTGTGGGAAGGTGTACCTTCTGTATGAAAATCAATCTTTTTCTCAATTTACAAGGCAACAAGATGAAGGCATTAGTTTAAAACTacattaattttttcaaaccttAAAGATTAGAGAGTATTAGTAGGACtcccattaaaaataataaaataaattcaatagtGAAAATATAGAAGAATGGCAATACCTTTAAgtattatttttgataatttaatTCGAATATTTGAGAAtctatcttcattttttttttttctaaaatataaagttcttaataaaaatactttttttgtcAAGAAGcttttgttaaaaattaaatccgtataaaaaatggaaaaaatttaagtaaTTAACTAACACTAACTACATGCACTATACACTTGAAAAATGACTAAAAgatcatttattatttaataatccCATTTCAAATATTCCGCTCCATAGAACTGTGATAGCAACCCGCGGGGACAACTCATTATTGTATAAtatgttattatttttctgctttgtaAACGATTTTACGCCGATTCTCATCATTTATTGTGGCAGACAagtatattaatatatgaagagatacatatttatatatattttatatgcaTATTCATGTGCCGGAGGGGTTCTTTGTGGGGAGGCCTTTGGCATTTGAGTTGGTGTTGGGAATCGAGAATCAACAGTTGGGTATTAGGTTACGTAAAATCGCGCTAGCAGCTGTCTTTTGCGGTTTTTGAACTCGATTTGAGTATGATTTGTCAGagacacacaaaaaaacataaagaaaAGATGCCAGCGGATGGTgtattatgaaatattttatgtacGTGATTTccatttgaaatttattttaatttgagtTGAAATTCTGTTCCTCCCTCCCAGTCGGAGCCATCCGTCTGTCACAAGTGCAATGAGGTCATCCAGCAGCGGATCATCACGGCTCTAGGCAAGACCTGGCACCCAGAGCACTTCGCCTGCAAGGAATGCCTCTGCCCCATCACCGAGGCCACTTTCAACATCCAGGACGGAGAGCCCGTCTGCTCTGACTGCTTCGTCAAGATCTACTCCGGCACCTGCCATGGCTGCAAGAAGCCCATTCTAGAGGTAAGGGATTACTTTAAGAATACTGTAAGTTTAAATACTTAGTGTGAATTCTATTCAAACAGATATTACTTTCTCCAAAATATTACTAACATTTTCATAACTTGTTAAATAATTCATATTCGGAAAGTTCAATATTCTAAATCTATAAAAGTAAAAGACAAactcaaaatttaaaataactatctaaaaaaaatccatcacacggtttttttttcgtcaccAAAACGGAAACATCAAACTGATTTCTTAAATTGTATGCTTAGTAAGTGCATTCGTCACCCGTTTCTAACCTTCCAGGaattataaaattaacttattattcattaattattaaaattattgaaaaaattcaaatttaataaaaagttttatttgaaattcagcacactttaaaattttagataAATTATAAGCAtagttagaaaaaaaataaaaatatattgtttaatatttggCAATTTTTGAGTTACTTTTCTCAAAATAAGTTTTCCATaaactatttaatttaaaatcaaaaactaaaaaaatctaTCAAAAATGGTTTAAAGGTTTCTTAAAGCTTTCCCATTCCGGCTTGTTTAGTATTTTTAACCACCAAAGTAACCAAGTATCGCATCGATTCTTTTGTATTGTGGAAACATATCTATCTCCCAGGTGTATCTCATAGGTCTGATCGTCTGTTTGCCATAAACTCTGCCACTTTACGACCTCGGAATAATGTAATGAATATTGTCAACATTTACCCAGAAACGCCGTGCCATAAAACTGTTCAGATATCTCTGCAAATTTGCTCATCTACAATTTAATTAAGGAAGTGATTGCGAATTCTGTCTATATTTAGACTCTTAGATTCAATTGTATCTTGAAAACGGACAACTGTTGCCGGAAAAGTATCTACCAGATTTCCGGGAAAGTTGTGCTGAGTTTTGTGCAAAGCGCACTAAATCacatagtttttgtttttaaattatgtaaTTGCGGGGTTTTCGAGAATCTTTAGTGATTTAAAACCCTCTACAAGATtgcaaaatacatttttattgcttttgaGAATTTGGTTCGAttgatgtttatttttcaaatacctTAAAGTTCTTCCTCGATTCTGAGAGATTTTTGAAATGgtattacttttttaaaacGGGTATTTGAGGGTTTTTATAGGCAATTCAATTTTTAGCCAAAgtaataaaagtttttttttttttttttttgaatggaAAACGGATTGTTTATAATGCTAAATTATTAAGAAGGAagaacatatatatttaaacaaaaaatcctttattaaaaaccttttttatGAGTGTATATATTTTCCTACCTCAATTACctcaatatttataatatataaaatatatgaaatatattatataagtAATACGCAAATTAAAGAGCATTTGGCATTCTATTTGGATAAAATAGACTCTCCTTGCCAATTTTCTGTTTGCGGCCATTTGGGGCAAGGTCAGTGCACCCCATTTGTGGGCGTAGGTGTGGGTGTGGGCACGATTGATTGGCTTTGATTAtgattatatataaatatctcTCAATATGTGTAACGAACAAACACTGAAATACTTCAACAGCACAAAAGTATACTAACCAACTGGCTCATTTTCGATTTCTGACCCACTTTTCCACTCACTTCTCAGCGCACCATCAAGGCCATGGAGCAGTCATGGCACGAGGAGTGCTTCGTGTGCAACGGCCCCTGCAAGAAGCCGCTGGTGGGCACCTCCTTCTACGAGCGCGACGGCCACCCCTACTGCCGCGCGGACTTCGAGCAGCTCTTCGCCGCCCGCTGCGCCGGCTGCACTCTCCCGATCACCGACAATGCGATCGTCGCCTTGAACGCCAAATGGCACCGCGACTGCTTCAAGTGCAAGGTGAGTCAACTACAGTGCCTCCAGGCAGTCATTTATGAAAGGCGGTACTTTCATCTGATCCAATAAACAAGACTAAAGCTAAAGCATGATACATAGGAATAGCAAAcggattataatttttactaATAAGGTATTATATAGGACTTTGATTTTTGGAGAGCGCATTTCAGGGGCTCTTGCGGGAGTATTTTgagaatacatatataaaaatatttaggaATTGAGAAATTACTAAGGATACTTAAAATACTTTGTTCAACTACATAAAAGAGAGATGTCcgaatttttatacccttgcagagggtattataattttgtccaaaagtgtgcaacgcagtgaaggagacatctccgaccctataaagtatatatattcttgatcaggatacacacccttcttttctttgcacgcagtatataagtcggaacgaccgggatcggtcgactatatcctatagctgccatataactgattgatcggaaatggtataactttggtgtttttagagttagagagttcaaatttgacatgaaagctatttttggcaaaataataacgacgtgccgaatttcataaggatcggccgactatatcttatagctgccatataactgaacgatcggaaatgacccaactttcgtgtttttgaaaatagaaagctggaatttaatacagattctatttttggtcagttgatccaacctaccaaatttcataaggatcggccgactatatcctatagctgccatataactgaaggatcggaattgacccaacttttgtgtttttgaagatagaaagctggagcttggtacagattctagttttggtttggtcagttaatctaacctaccaaatttcattaggatcggccaactatatccgatgtttgcaatatatatccggttttaactgcaagggtatatcaactttggctccgcccgaagttagctttcctttcttgtttcattattatcattattattttattgttaattttattcatatttttccaaaaaataatttattttttgctttcatacgattttttaaagttctctCCTGCTCTCAGCACAATACAATTtctgaatattttaaaaaaatttaaattaagtcACTGCTTGCTGACATTGAAGTTATttctgtaaaaaatatttaagtccATCAGTTCATTGGAtcaagttttaaaatttatattattaaatattaaaatattattaaataattattattaaatatcaGAGCTATTACTAATTGTATAAACCTTCCTGCAGAAATGCGCCACTCCCATCACGGCCAGCACCTTTGCCGTGGAGGAAAACAAGCCCTTGTGCACGGAATGCTCCGGCTAAGAATCGGAGCCGCCTCCGGATGCCAGAGTCCggacaacacacacacacggaaCCATTCGCATCGAAATCGAAGTCTATGTACATTATTTACTATCTATTATAATGGTATTTGTAGTCATCCAATTTGTCAAGAGCTAGCCAAAAGGATCCAGGTATTGGAGGCCTCCCCGCCTTCGTGTTgagaatgaaatgaaaatttaaaaatgcaaattggaaacttaaaaatagaaattggATAGACAGGAACACAAAAAACGCATTCGAGGTGTGGACGAGCAACAAACTAAAACACACAGAATACACTGCTAATGGAAATTAGAAGGCGGAGAAGCGAATAGAGGACACAATGCTAATGCtttaaataattgtaataCTTTTTGGTAGAAGCAC
It encodes the following:
- the LOC108127966 gene encoding transforming growth factor beta-1-induced transcript 1 protein, giving the protein MSEPSVCHKCNEVIQQRIITALGKTWHPEHFACKECLCPITEATFNIQDGEPVCSDCFVKIYSGTCHGCKKPILERTIKAMEQSWHEECFVCNGPCKKPLVGTSFYERDGHPYCRADFEQLFAARCAGCTLPITDNAIVALNAKWHRDCFKCKKCATPITASTFAVEENKPLCTECSG